The following DNA comes from Athene noctua chromosome 1, bAthNoc1.hap1.1, whole genome shotgun sequence.
CCGGCAAAACCGCGCTTGGGGACACGTTCTAACGACCTGGCTGAGCCCTCAGCGGGGAAAAATCCACCTCGGACGGATATCCCCCCCCCATTGCTCCCACAGCACCCGTGTGTCCCACCCGGCCCACGCGTGAGCGGCTCGGCTCTGCCCGTGAAGCAAGACCGGACCCCGCCGCGCTGCGCCCCACCGGGGGGACCCGCCTGCCCCCACCCCGGTACCACCCGGGGATGATGGATGCGTGGatgcggggacggggggggggcgggaccgGCGCGGCAgcgaggggcggccgggggggtgGCATCTCCCCGAGGGGACTGCTgcggggcggaggggcggggggcagcggtgGCGGGGGTGAGCCCGGGGGTGTATGTGGGGGGTGCGGCCCGAAGCAAAGGGATCCCGGGGGGCCTCCGCCCCCCAAGGACGGACCCGTCCGGGGGTGGCATTCGCCGGAGCGAGCTGGAGCGACGGGTCCCTTGGAGACACCTCTCTCCATGGCAACCTAATCGCTTCCTGTGAAGATCCCGAAATAACCGACGAGACGGGGGAGCGGAGAGGAGCGGAGAGGAGCggagcgggcagcggcggcggggaggcggcggggaggcggcgggggggcaggtccggcgggcgcggggctgcgggagcgcagcgcgggcgggcagggagcgggcagggagtgGGCAGGGAGCCCTCGCACCCGGCCGCCGGGGCCAGGGGGCTCCCGGGCCGGGGGGACGCCGagccccccgcccggctccccccgggcgcgccccccccgggctgcagaCGGTGCCGGAGGCGCCCGTGCCAGCAGCCATGGGGTTAACGGGAGGCAGCGAgcgagagagacagagacagagagagagaaagaggggcTGGACCAGTCTTCGGCAGCTGTTTATTTCAAGGCATCTCTCGCTCCCTCTCCCTCAGCCAGGGCTCAGCCTCATcaaaccttcctcctcctcctcctcctcctcctcctcctcctcctcctcctcctcctcctcctcctcctctccttccttcgTCCTGGCCATGAGAGGCACCGGCAGCAGCAGCCGtgcttccccagccccctgctccgCCGCCCCGGCTGCGCCCCACTCGTCTCCCCGCAAGGTAAGTTCATCCTCTCAGCCCGGACTTGGGGGacggggaggggatggggctgcaggggccaggggcagggaggggatgcGTGCCGTCTCCAAGTCATCTCTCCCCGTCTCCTTCCCCGTGtccttttccccccctttttctttcccctctccccatctgGGTGCTCTGTCTCCTAGCCGGTTGTTTCCTCACACCCCCCcgcccttctcctcctttttcaggctggggcaggggatgCCCGAGGGGCTGGaagggagggggcacagccgaGGCACGGCTGCTTCTTGCCCTCCAGCTCTGGGCTCCATCACAGACCTGTTGTGCTGGAGCACTGGAGCCTGCACTGAGGAAGGCGACTTCAGCCAAATTGGCGCAGCTGGAGAAAGGCAACGGAGGGGTCagtccctcctcctgcctggccaAGGGGGGCACCATGCAAGAGAGAGCAGTTCAGATGTGGGGACTCAGCACCTGAAGCACTCGGATGCCCGGGAACAGTAGGAAACTGGGAGGCAGAAGATTGACAGACTCATGACATGTATTGCAGGCAGGCACTAGATGGCAGGGGACCGGCATCCTAGAGTGCTGCTTGGAATGGGGCCACACTCACAGTTCCCAAATGCGGGGAGACTTGCGCTCAGAGAACCACTGATGGGCTCCACACCCCCATTCCCTAGCTACCAAAATGTCCAAATGCCCCATTGCCCTTCCAACCCCAGGTTCTGCCCCAGCCTAGGATTTCCACACCCAGCCCGTTAAGTTCTCGCCCCAGTACCTGGCACAGGAATTCCCACCGGCAGTTGCTGAACGCTGCAGGACCCGCACTGACACAGGGCGAGTGCTGTCAGCCCCTCTGCCGTCCTGCTGGATCCTCTCCGGGCACTGCCACCAGCCCTCTTGGCCTTACCCTCAGTCGAGCAGCCTGATGTGAGCCACTGCGTTGAGATTGCTAGCCCCCCAATTCAGCCTGCTCTGCGAGCTGTCACCCCTGGCCCCATGCACAGCAGGAACTCCTTCCCCATATGGGCTTGGCATCTCCCACCCCAGGGTACCAGCATTCGGATTGACGCTCCCAGCTGCCGAAACTCCTCCGAGCAGCAGAATTACCTCCCTGGGGCAGCTGCCCTCCCTTTCCTCATCCCCACCCAGCCGAGTACAGCAGGACATACATATAACCCCTTTTCACCAGCTTCCTACTGCTACCAAGCCCGTAATGACTGCATCTCTGCCTCTTGAACCATGAACTCCGGGATGTTCATGGCCACTGAGAAAAATGTAGGTGTGGGGTGCCTGGGGCACCAGGCAGTGCATGTGTGGGTCTCACTGCCACTGCCTAAAGTCGCTCTGCTTAAGGCTTGGAGATAGCTGCTATGTTCTACGGTCCCAAATCACAGTCTCGTATTGGTAGCTGTCACCATAGTCTTTAATGCTGGCCGGGAGTTAAAAAATGACAGCCAACGTAGCGTTCTTTCTCTGCGAAGAGGGCTGGGTccttgttgggtttgttttgattttttcgTCACTATTTCGAGTGGGATCATTGCCGTGGGGGAGCTGGGCGAAGAAAGGATTTGCATGAAGCTTTCGGTGCTGCGGGGTTGCTAATGGCGAGCATTATTTCAGCCGTCAGTAAGTTTCATAATCTTGGCCCAGCTCCTGTGAATATTCTGCTCCTCAGGGTCATGagcctccttccccttctcccatcccttccccctctccccaaacTGGTTGGCAATTTCATTGTTCCAGTGGAATATATCCGTCATGTGAGGTCATCGCTGCATAAGGAGAGGTGATTGATTGCTTAGGTCACTGGGGCCTGTCCCATGCTGGGTTTTGAATGCTGGCTTGGAGACCTTGAACCGGACTCTGTGCTCAAAGGCGAGGCTATGTGGGGTGGAGAGGGGCACGGTAACGCATTCCCGGCAGCTTGAGTCGCCGAGCAAACAGACTGCTGCATTCTGAACTAGCTGGAGCGCTCTGAGAGCAGACGGCTTCATTCCTAGAGGCACAGTATCACAGCAGTCAAGCCCGAGATGTTACAAAAATACAGATAGATCATCATCTGCCAGCCGAGCCAGACAGAATCGGGTGCAACTCTTTTCCCATCCCCGGATGGAAGGAGACTCTAGCCGCTTTTCACTAACGTGGCTTGTGTGTGCTCGGCTTCATCCAATTGCTCTTCAGTCAGAGCTGATCTCGGCTAGGCATCAAGAAAGCTGTGAGGTTCTCAGATTTTAAGGCCAGAGGGACCATTTTGATCATCAAGTCTGACCTACAGCAGAGCACAGGCTCTGAATTTCACCAATTTCATTTCCTGCATCAAGCCCATAACTTCTGATTGAACTGTGTAGTGTCTCTTTTAGAAATATGGCTACGCGAAGGCTCCAGGCAGTAGGGAATACACCACCTGCCTAGGTGAATTGTGCTAGTGTGTGACCCTCTTTATTAATAGGATTGTTCCTCATTTAAATTTGTCAAACTTCAGCATTTTGTAACAGAAGGTTACAGATTGCATTTGATGGGAGGCAGCTACAGCGCAGGTATTGCCTGCACACGGCTGGCACCTTGGATCTTTTATTCCTGTGATGGCTTTTATGTTTGGATAGGATTTATCTTTGGGACCACAGTATGTAAGAGTCCTGGACATGGAGAAGGAGTTATTGGCAGTGAATCCTAGGGCTTCCCTGGGGCGCGGTAGCATCGGAACTCTGGAGCTCAGGGTGTCACATTCAGGGTTTAGTCTGTGCTCCCTACTCAGAGCAGGAGTGCAGCAGGCTTTGCTCCTAGCCGTTAGTTAGGATGTAAATTCCCAGCCTCCTCGGTGAATCGGGATACGTGCTTTGGGACACGACTACCAAGATCTGCTCTCTCACGTCCCAGCAGCGGTGGGGCCGTGCTGCGGGAGTCTTACAAAGAGGGAGGAAGCGCAGCTGGGTCCCTGACActgaggaacagcagcaggaTTCGTGCTTCCATCCTGCAAATGCAATGAGAGCAGCTCCTAATAGATTAGCCACAGGGATCTCTGGTCTGGACCAGTAGTGGAGTCCATATGCAGTAGCAAAGAGCAGTGTAATTCTTACCTGTGGCTTTCAAGCACCAAGATTCACAAACTGAGCTCAATGAAGTGCCCTGGGGAAATAGCTTTGTCATTCACACTCTGTCATCTGTGCATCACAGGACTGGAACACTACGATGAAGGATCTGTACCTAGAGTGACAATACACAGGTCCATCTTTGGACCCTGGGAGTAGCCCTGTCCATTTTTATCACAATTAGACCTTGGAAACAGATCTGAAAGGAAGAGACATGCCATGTGGTACTGGTGCAGAAATCCAGTCTCTCTGCTATGGCATGCAAAGGCCTTTTGAATGGTGTAAGGTGCGTGGATACTGGGATTTATACGTCCAGGTAGTAAGAGCGTTGGcatcctctcctcccctctgAAGATCTACCAGTTTCTTGAGCATCCACACCCAGAGCTGCACACAGAGCTAACGAAGGGCATTTGTTACACTTGCCCTCCAGTGCTGTAGGGTCTGTGCTCAGGACACAATCCCCACTGCTGGTGGCTAACTGCAGAGTGCCCCAGACACTTTGTCCATAAGCCACAGGGACATCCATGCTCTGTTCTGAACATGAACACTCCATCCACAGTGGAGTCCAGCCCTCCCTGACTGGCATTTCCACCCAGaacattccttttctttcctgacatTCATGCTATGGGAGACACCTCTGCTTCCCCCAGCTCCTCCACAACCATGCCTGGGAGTGCAGGACACACTCTCAGTCTCTGGCCACGATGCAATTAGCAAACCAGAATGTGTTGACTGAGACTGACTGACATTGCCTCATTCCTGCACTCACCTGGAGCCACCTTTGGAGTAGGGACTCCAGGAGTCACCTACTCTTCACCGCTGGCAGCAGGACCTGTGCACCACAGCGTCTCACACACTATGTCCAGGCTGTCACTTCCACAGCGTTATGTGTAGAGCTGGGGCTCACTCCAGTTACAGCCATTACCTGCTCTGTAGGGCTGAGATTCAAACTACCAGCTGCACAAGTGATTCAGGTTTTGGCTCTGTAGGGTTTAGACTCTGGGAATCCGTGGTCTGGGGTGCTGTTGCTGGAGCTCACAATCTCAGACGAGAAATATAGCGAGGTCTCCATTATAAGACATCCCAAGAAGTGAGAAGAGCACAGCGAGCTGGGTGACCCAGCACACTGTGCAGCTACACCTAGGAATGTTTCTACTTGTAGAGCCATCTACATTAGGAGGAATGCTAGCAGTTACACGTGTACCCCTAATGTACCATACTCCCCTGTGGACTGGCACTGAGGTCTACTTGCATCTGGAGAGATCTCCACTCCTGGGGTGGCACTGTCCACATCCACATCTCCTGCTGCCTGATACAGAAcagcctgcagcccctggggaccAGAGCTGTAACCAAGAATGCAGTACCACAAGCAGAGCAGGCTCTTCACCCCAGGGAGCTACTGCCCCTTGGTGAGTCCCAGGCATAGCCCCAGGGACTCCAGGCCACCCTGAAACCACTCGGGAGGTTTGTGTGCCCTTTAGCCTGGGGACTCACACGGGGAGGTCCCCTCAATCCTTGGAATTCCCTCTCTTTTCAAAGTCCAAAAGAAATTCTGTCACGGATTTGTGTTGCCAGACATGATCTTCCACGGCATCGTGATCATAATCCAGATGGCCAAGATCTCGCCAGCCTCTAGCTTCGGAACAAACTTGCTCCATTCTGttgtctctctgcagagctgcattTTAATACTAAGTCTCCTCTGAGGCTTAGAGGTTCAGGAGCAAAGTACAAAGAAATGCTGAGAATAGCTCCTCTTTTCTCCTCATCTTCATCTCAGGATCCCTCCAGAGACTGATCTTGCCccggagggaagggcagggcacTAGCCGACAATTCCTTTTTTCTGTGaactttgtttaaatatttaacagaagGAAACTAAAAATATCCCCAGTTAATGCAGCAGGAACTAGACAGCTACTCATTCGTGGATGCCTttcctcccagcccctctcctcaggTATGAGTCCCCTTTCTACACCAAGCACCAGGCTCTTCCCTCAGCAAGAAGCCTCCCACTCAGGAGGGGCTGCAGTTTTAGTTCAAGGCATGGGCTGAGTAGGAAGGGGATGGCAGTAACCCCTTGGGAGCTGGGAGGTGCAACACagctggctgggggctggagGTGCAGGGTTGGCCTCTGCGTTGACTCCCTCAGCCAAGCAGCCCTCTTTCTCCATCCTGGCAGCCAGAGGAGGGCATGACTGTGGGTTGTCAACTTTCATGCTTTCCCCTTCACGATGAAGGAGTTGAATAtcctgaatgatttttttttttttttttttttttttggtttgtgtatgcatgtgtggTCTTTGTTGCAGAGAGGATCCTGGGTTGGGCACATAatagctgcccagggaagggctggcgCTGCACTGTGCCCAGCCACGAGAAGGGGCAGACAGCATGAAGGGCAGCCATGCTACTGCTGGACTGATGCCAGCGGGTGGTGTGTGGCCAGTGCAGAAATCCAGCCCTTACTCCATGTTACTGCTGCTTCCTAGTGCTGCTTGGCCATGGGAGGcgggagagaaagagaaggaatagggaaggaagggagggatgggacAACGCAGAGGACACTAGGACAAGGAGCGTGGGAAGGTAATTCCATGTTAGCTAAAAGGAAAGTAATTACTAAATATTTGATAGGCATATTTTTGCACTTAAATTCTTTAGTGAGGCTGGACTTTTCTCGCTGATTCACTCTCTCTGTCTTCTTGGTTTATCACTTTCATGCTTCCCCTCTCACTCCCTCACTCTGGCACACAATGAAGAGGctcttttttaataaatggatTACATGCTCTACACTATAAATAAACACAGGAGTCAAGATTCCAACTTGTTCCAGCGATAAGCAAACAAAGATGCCGAATCCCCTTCTCGGCCCTCAGACAAGAGAGTCCCCAGGGAAGCTACGCATGTGCCTCTGCACATGTGCTCCAGAGATCACTCCTTGCTTCTGTGTGCGTATGCTAATGCGTGTGTTTCTGTGAGGTGTTGGAGTTAGGGCGACGAAGCACCTCTGTGCGGGAAAGCACGCGggcatgggggggacatgggaacTGGGGTAGGTTCACGTGTGGGTGCTGGGCCAGGATCTCACCTGCGGTGGCTCACGCTGCCTCCAGGGAGAGAGAGCGGTTGCTGCTGGGTGAGGGGACAATGACACCTCTCCCTTTTGGTTCCCAGTGAAGAAGATGAGACAGGATCCTCGCTGAGCAAAGACTCTGTTGCATCTGAGATGGAGCCCAGTGCCTGGTAGGTTCACAGCTTCCCACATTCATTGGTGACGCGGGAAGATGACGGGAGCATGGGTGGCAGGCTGCTCCCGGCTGTTCCGGGCTTAGCCTTTCGGCAGGAGGGACATTTCAGATAAAGCTCTCTTCTTCCTCCCGCCCACCCCGCAGCAGGATGCCTCCACTCCTCTCCTGCGTCCACTCCCTGCAGCTTTGGCATCTCCTCCTCCTGGTCTCAGCCGTCCCTCCTCCTGGAGTCTGGTCTCTTCGCTCTCGGGGCCCAGCGGCTGCTCGGCCTCTTTGCACCCGTCggagcccctcagccccgcggCCCATTTGCATCTGGGACAGGCCCTCGCTGCTGGAGAGGGATTCTCGCTTCGCCCTGCCACGCCAGCGGGCCCTGGCACCTCGGGGGGCAGAGCTGCGGCATGTAGTGAGGCTGAGGCGCCAGGCAGCGGGGGCCCGCCCTGCCACCCCCTCCGGGTTTGAGGACGGCATGCCCTCctcccagtacccctgggccatCGTGTGGGGCCCCACAGTGTCAGATGAGGATGGAGGGGACACTAACTCGGCCAACCCAGGCTTCCCACCGCTGGGATACACCTTTGTCTCACCACATGGGATGGCAACAGCGCAGCCCAACTCCCACTCGCTCCTCCACAACGCAGGGCTCAACCTCCGTGAGACCCCAGCCACCCTGCGGCCCTTCTTGTTTGGGCCCCGAGGGGAAGGTAAATCTGCCCTTTGCTCCTTTCACACACACCCTGCCCTCGCTCCgtccctgcaggagcagctctgcaaaaTTCACAAGGGCCCCAGTGGGAACCTCCCCTTGCACTGCTGCTCTGCGGGGACCAGTGGCTGTGGCCAtcaccccccctttccccctctgTCTCGCAGGTGTGGACCCCCAGCTGTACGTCACCATCACCATCTCCATCATCATTGTCCTGGTTGCCACCGGGATCATATTCAAATTCTGGTGAGTGGAGTTTGGGCTAATGGAAGCTGTCACCGCACTGCTGTCTCCAGGTGGGTGGGCAGGAGGACTGTGGGCTTGGAAATCATTTGTCCTAGGGGTGAGGATCTGGTGCTGAGGGCTCTTGTGAGCTTGGCACGTGGCCAAGCCGGGCTCTAATGCTGAGCAGAGCAGGGTCTTACAATCCTCTCTGTCATCAAGGGCTGGGGCTTGTCTGAGAGAGTAGTCTTTACCTCCCCCCTTGTTTCTCTTCAAAGCTGGGACCGTAACCAGAAACGCCGGCGTCACTCGGGGCAGCAGAGCAgtgggaggcagcaggagagccAGCAGCCCCTCACGGACCTCTCCCCCACCACTGTCAGCATCCTGGGGCCCTACGGTGACTCCCTGTCCCCCACGCCCGAGGTGGAGGAGTCCAGGCAGGGCCAGGAGGGTGTGGAGAAGCTGGGGGGCCACGGGAAGAGCACGGCCTTTCAGCTCAACCGGTGAGTGGCCGGTGAGGTGGGGCAGGAGGGtgtggctggggacagggggacaggcACGCTGAGGCAGGGCAAAGGTGCCAGTCGGGTGATGGGGGTGGCAGGGCAGCATGAGTGCCTGTTGCTAAttaatttctgattcttttttccccctcagaatCCCACTGGTGAACCTGTGACGCTGACGGGAGAAGCAGAGCTGGCTCCCCCCCACCCTCGTGTCACAGCCGGCGAGTGCAGACTCCCGCCACCTCTGCTACCCCAGGAAAAAATGACCTCCTTGTGCCACGGCCCGCCACCACCATTATTAACTATCTCCACCAGGATGTGCCTGGGCAAATGGATGAGCTGGGCCTCCTTAGCCTCCTGCTGGGGGAAGGTTGGGGACCCCCCTCCTGCCCATGCAGGACAGGGTGATGAGAGAGCAGGATGGTGGGAGGGAAGACAGCTGGTGATGGTGTGAAATCTTGGCCTCCCCGGCCCCTCTCCTagcacacatgcagacacacacacacacacacacacacacttggatCTCCGTGACTCTCTCACCAGTGCATGCCTGACATCAGGGGTAGGCAAGGTGGAAAGGCGTACCCCTGTCCCCGTGGGCCCTAACCCCTCTGTGTGTCCCTTCCCATGTCGTGTGCTTTGAAGTGAACATCTGGAGTTTAGTGGCTGCAGGATTGCATGCCCAAGCTTTGTCTCCCTTGAGCCACAACTCAAGTGGCAACAGGTTCTTCTGTTCCCGACGCCTTGGCCCTCCCGAGGGTCCCAAGGGTGGGCGAAGCTTGGGCAGAAGAGGCTCACATAGCACCTGGGCCCCCTCAGCAACCCATTTCCTTGAAGGAAACATTGCCTCCCCCCATAGATGGAAGATATTCacatctttccattttctttctgcctaacactcctctgttttttctcttcagcttatatctttcttcatctctccattcccaatttttttctctcagttccTCCACCCGCCACTTCTCTTGCCAGTTAAAATGGGAAAAGGTTCCTTTAGCTTTCCAAACATTTTGATCTCTTGGAAGTCTCCTTGCTGTCCCGCTCCACCCCCTCTGTCTCCTTCAGCAAGGTTTTTCTGAAGAACATCAGTTTATGGTAATGTTCTTTAGAAAATCTGAAGTGAAGCCCTCAGCCCATCATGTTATGTAGCAAGTGTGTTGTACATTGGGATGCTGCCGAAGCAACTAAAGCATGTCATGCAGATATAGCGGGGCACAAGGAATCTTGAGTTTTGCTGGGCTGAGGTAGGGAATTGTTTTCAGACACTCATGCCACAGGCAATGAGCAGCAGACATGACTGTGTGCCTGGGATGACAAAGAGCAGTTGGCCTTGGCAACATTTGCAAGGTTGCCATGTACTGCTGGTAGGTCTCTCCAGGAATGCAAGGTGACTGGAGACCCACAAGGCAATGCTCACCATGGGCATGAGAGAGGGGGTATCTGGGGTGCCAGCCTTTGTGAGTGTACTGTCCCAGCTGGTTGGGGACCAGAACCCCACAAGCGTCAGTGCAAACTGGTTGCCTGAGCACATACTTTGGAGCTGTGTGGGTCTGTAGGGCAGGCAGCCACACTGTCAGTTACTTGTGTGAGCAAG
Coding sequences within:
- the PIANP gene encoding PILR alpha-associated neural protein isoform X1, which gives rise to MEPSACRMPPLLSCVHSLQLWHLLLLVSAVPPPGVWSLRSRGPAAARPLCTRRSPSAPRPICIWDRPSLLERDSRFALPRQRALAPRGAELRHVVRLRRQAAGARPATPSGFEDGMPSSQYPWAIVWGPTVSDEDGGDTNSANPGFPPLGYTFVSPHGMATAQPNSHSLLHNAGLNLRETPATLRPFLFGPRGEGVDPQLYVTITISIIIVLVATGIIFKFCWDRNQKRRRHSGQQSSGRQQESQQPLTDLSPTTVSILGPYGDSLSPTPEVEESRQGQEGVEKLGGHGKSTAFQLNRIPLVNL
- the PIANP gene encoding PILR alpha-associated neural protein isoform X2, yielding MEPSAWMPPLLSCVHSLQLWHLLLLVSAVPPPGVWSLRSRGPAAARPLCTRRSPSAPRPICIWDRPSLLERDSRFALPRQRALAPRGAELRHVVRLRRQAAGARPATPSGFEDGMPSSQYPWAIVWGPTVSDEDGGDTNSANPGFPPLGYTFVSPHGMATAQPNSHSLLHNAGLNLRETPATLRPFLFGPRGEGVDPQLYVTITISIIIVLVATGIIFKFCWDRNQKRRRHSGQQSSGRQQESQQPLTDLSPTTVSILGPYGDSLSPTPEVEESRQGQEGVEKLGGHGKSTAFQLNRIPLVNL